Below is a genomic region from Sinobacterium norvegicum.
GATGGTACTGCACACCCGGCAAATGTAGCGACCAAACCATCGATGCCAGATGCTCCTCTATTACTGTATATATGGCCGCTGTGAAAAGACGAAAAAATATCCAGCATTCTAGCCATTAGGCTATTACCGATAAACACATTGGTTTGCTCAACAGACAAGTTATTTAGTGACGAGACAATCGTTGCTTCATTGAGTTTTTCACTGGCCAGAAACTCAGCGACATGACACCTTATGACCAACAACATGACTGCCAAGTCGTCAGCCCATGACGCAGAACTCTGTGCCGCCAAACGGCATGAATAAGCACTTGCCCACTGCGCAATATTCGCCTTTATTTGTACCAATTGACGATGACTGCTATCCAGTCTCTGTTCACTTTCAGCCACCAACCAATATTGTTGCCACGATTGCGCGGCGACAAAGGCAAGTAAGCGTTTTGAAATAACACGGCCACCAAACTGTAGCAGCACTGTTGCTCGGCTCAACAGCTCATTAGCCTTGGGGTTATCCAACCAGAGATCATAGCCTCCAAACTGATTGACAATACCACTTTGGCTGTCAGCCAAGACAGGCCAACCCAGCCTTTCTGACAAGAGAATAATATTCTCTCGGTCTTGCATGGTAATCTGGCCAACAATAATCACCCCACGCTGGTCACTAAAATCACTTTCAGGCAGGGCATAGATATCTGTATTAATCAGTCGTTGCAAGTAGCAACCATCGCTTTTAGTCCAGCCGTCGACGGTGTGCATATAATCGTGATCTAACGTCTGTTCTCCGCCGTAAAGCGGTTCACGAAAAGGCATATTGATATGAACAGGCCCTGGCATTAATCGCTGTTTGTAAACCAGCTGATCGACGGATGACAACAGCCATGACGCTGGAATATCGGTACTGGCTGCCGGTAAGTTTAGAGTGGCAACCACATGGGTAGAAAAAATTCCCTGCTGTTGTATCGCCTGGTTTGCACCACAATCAATCAACGATTCAGGCCTATCGGCAGTAATTAGCACCAGCCGCTCACCGGTTAATCCTGCCTCAACAACAGCGGGCAATAAGTTGGCCACTGCGGTACCTGATGTGACAATCAGCGCAACCGGTGATTGACTCGCCTTCGACAGGCCCAGGGCATAAAAACACAGCCCACGTTCATCGAAGTGTGTGTGCAAGGAGCAGTTAAGTTGCTGCGCCTGCTCTGTCAGCAACGTCGAACGAGAGCCCGGTGCAATGCAGACATGCTCCACACCCAATCGCTGAAGCTCTGTTAGCACCAGTAACGCCCAACTTCGATTAACTGTAAGCTGGCTCATTTAGACCTCTTTCTTAACATCAATCAAACCAAACAGAGTCGATGTTTTGCGGCCCAACTCACGCCACTCACTGAGCGCCTCAGAACCCGGTACAATGCCAGCACCGGCATAGAGGTGCAGTTTATTTTTCTCTACCAATGCACTGCGTATACCCACACAAAACTCACTGCGCGCCTCACTGAAATAACCAATAGCGCCGCTGTACCAGCCGCGGTCAAAAGGTTCATGTTGATGAATAAAATCGACAGCCTCACGCAAAGGCAAGCCCGCAACCGCGGCTGTGGGCTGTAAACGCCTCAAAATAGCAGCATCATCAATAGCACCATTTACTTTACAACTAATATGATGCTTTAGGTGCTGAACCTTACGCAGCGCAATCAAATACGGACGATCACTGATTTCAATATTATTGTAATAGGGCTGCAATCTGGCGTGAATATCATCGACGACCAATTGATTCTCGTAGCCGTTTTTTTCATCCGTCAGCAACCAGTTTGCCATCGCTTGATCAGCATCATCACTAACGCCTCGCGCTGCGGTACCGGCTACCGCCTCGGTAGTAATCACATCATTCTCCCGGCGAAACAACCGCTCGGGGGTAGAACCCAAGAATGTCTTCTCTGCATCGATAGCCAGCATAAAGTGAAAGCTGCGAAGGTTTTCCTTGCGGCTTGCCTTCATCAAGCGTGTCGCCGACAGCTTACGATCAAATACCCAGCTCGATCGACGAGCCAACACAACCTTTTTGAACTTTTGGTCTTTAATCGCTACCAAGCTCTTGTCGACCATTGCTTGCCACTGGTCGAAATCCGGCTGCGATATAAAATTCTTTTGTATATATGGTGCGGCCAGCCTGTCGCATACCTCGGGTTGACGCAATTGGTTGAGACAGTCTATCGCCTGAGATTGATCACCTTGATACCAGGCGACACGCAATTTTAGAGCGGTATTTTTTTCTCTGATAAGCTCTATTCGAGGCAAGAAATAATAAGGTGAGGTACCTGACTCGATATGCTTTTCTTTATTGCCGCCACCAAAACTGCTTCCGCCCCAAACCCGCTGCCCCGTTGGCAAAGCCTGAACAGCCTCTTCCGCGCTGTCGAAGTGTCTGATGCAACCGAGCGCGACGATTTCTATTGCCTCGTCGCGACCACGCCAGTAACACCGCGGGTATAGGGTTTGCCCCTCATACCAATCGAGACTATCCAGTTTAATACTGGAGGTTAAATTGGCCTCAACAAAGCCCGACGGCTCTCTGCTATGCAGCAATTGCAGAACAAGCCAAGACAACGCCTTTGTCAGTTGCTGACGGCGGGTATCTTCGCTCTCGAGCTGTCTATCTATACAATTGATATTCACTTTAACTGAGTTCCCTCACAGTATTCGGTGTATCAAACATCGTCTCGACACACCCAGCAAGCATTTCTGACCCTGCCATTTTCAACGTCAATAACGGCTATATACTAAACTTATTTCAACAGGAAATATTAATTTCTGTCGGCAAAAATTTGATCCAGAGCATCTTCAAAAGCATTATTTTTGAAGACAAAGCCCGCTTCGAGCAAGGCCCTTGGTGCGACATTTTGACTATCCAACATCAAGCATGAAAGCTCGCCTAAGGTTTTTTTCAGGATGAATGCTGGCATAGGCAAGCGGCCAGGCCTTTTCAGCTTTCCTGCCAGTAAACGGGTAAACTCCGCATTAGTAACAGCGGTTGGAGCCGTTATATTAAACACCCCTTGGCAGTGTTCGTTAAGCATCAAGTATTCAATTGCCGAAACCGCATCATCAATAGAAACCCAAGACATATACTGCTGACCGCTACCCAGGCGACCTCCGCCACCTAGCTTAAAGATAGGCAGCACTTTGCCCAGCACACCGCCCTCTAATGCCATGACAATGCCAGTACGCAGAATGACCACACGGGTAGAATCTGCCGCCGTTTTCGCCAGCGACTCCCAGCGCTCACAAACCTGCTGTGGAAAACCACCGCCCTGAGCGCTGTTCTCGTCAACGACTTGACTGCCAC
It encodes:
- a CDS encoding isochorismate synthase, with translation MNINCIDRQLESEDTRRQQLTKALSWLVLQLLHSREPSGFVEANLTSSIKLDSLDWYEGQTLYPRCYWRGRDEAIEIVALGCIRHFDSAEEAVQALPTGQRVWGGSSFGGGNKEKHIESGTSPYYFLPRIELIREKNTALKLRVAWYQGDQSQAIDCLNQLRQPEVCDRLAAPYIQKNFISQPDFDQWQAMVDKSLVAIKDQKFKKVVLARRSSWVFDRKLSATRLMKASRKENLRSFHFMLAIDAEKTFLGSTPERLFRRENDVITTEAVAGTAARGVSDDADQAMANWLLTDEKNGYENQLVVDDIHARLQPYYNNIEISDRPYLIALRKVQHLKHHISCKVNGAIDDAAILRRLQPTAAVAGLPLREAVDFIHQHEPFDRGWYSGAIGYFSEARSEFCVGIRSALVEKNKLHLYAGAGIVPGSEALSEWRELGRKTSTLFGLIDVKKEV
- a CDS encoding TIGR01777 family oxidoreductase, which codes for MRVLLTGGTGLIGRELVGRLKRNHQLVIVSRQPRANEEGVVYCPLEEFYGWQQLNDIDAVINLAGEPIAEKRWTSGQKEMIVQSRWRITDHIAKLITASETPPSVFISGSAIGIYGNSGSQVVDENSAQGGGFPQQVCERWESLAKTAADSTRVVILRTGIVMALEGGVLGKVLPIFKLGGGGRLGSGQQYMSWVSIDDAVSAIEYLMLNEHCQGVFNITAPTAVTNAEFTRLLAGKLKRPGRLPMPAFILKKTLGELSCLMLDSQNVAPRALLEAGFVFKNNAFEDALDQIFADRN
- the menD gene encoding 2-succinyl-5-enolpyruvyl-6-hydroxy-3-cyclohexene-1-carboxylic-acid synthase, with product MSQLTVNRSWALLVLTELQRLGVEHVCIAPGSRSTLLTEQAQQLNCSLHTHFDERGLCFYALGLSKASQSPVALIVTSGTAVANLLPAVVEAGLTGERLVLITADRPESLIDCGANQAIQQQGIFSTHVVATLNLPAASTDIPASWLLSSVDQLVYKQRLMPGPVHINMPFREPLYGGEQTLDHDYMHTVDGWTKSDGCYLQRLINTDIYALPESDFSDQRGVIIVGQITMQDRENIILLSERLGWPVLADSQSGIVNQFGGYDLWLDNPKANELLSRATVLLQFGGRVISKRLLAFVAAQSWQQYWLVAESEQRLDSSHRQLVQIKANIAQWASAYSCRLAAQSSASWADDLAVMLLVIRCHVAEFLASEKLNEATIVSSLNNLSVEQTNVFIGNSLMARMLDIFSSFHSGHIYSNRGASGIDGLVATFAGCAVPSEQPMLLVIGDTALLHDLNSMALLQQKNRPLIVLVVNNNGGAIFDFLPVNEANKKQYYQMPHGLNFYHAASMFGLCYRQVDEKNSFEEAVTSALGRNQTTVIEAVVPEHGAVVMMQRLRQKIADLVGSDDD